A single region of the Strigops habroptila isolate Jane chromosome 3, bStrHab1.2.pri, whole genome shotgun sequence genome encodes:
- the FMC1 gene encoding protein FMC1 homolog, which yields MAALGSPLRTLRGLLRELRNASGRAGRPYRDTPAYQHIVAAFRANRVTSEKLCRAQQELHFQAATYLCLLRSVREHEALHQEYHGRGERSPEEVAGLVGFRLPQQPGGKG from the exons ATGGCGGCGCTGGGTTCTCCGCTGCGGACCTTGCGCGGGCTCCTGCGCGAGCTCCGCAACGCCAGCGGCAGGGCGGGCCGCCCCTATCGCGACACGCCCGCCTACCAGCACATCGTCGCGGCCTTCCGCGCCAACCGG gtgACCAGCGAGAAGCTGTGCCGGGCCCAGCAAGAGCTGCACTTCCAGGCTGCTACCTACCTCTGCCTGCTCCGCAGCGTCCGGGAGCACGAGGCCCTCCACCAGGAGTACCACGGCCGGGGCGAGCGCTCGCCTGAGGAGGTCGCCGGGCTGGTGGGCTTCAGGTTGCCTCAGCAGCCGGGAGGGAAGGGCTGA